GCCCCGGCAGCGCCAGACGGTGCTGGGGAAAAATCTTCCGGCAAAGCCCAGTAAATATCTCTTCGCAAGCCCGCGCATGTGCAAACAGCGCGGGCTTGCGTCATTGTAGGCGGGGCCGCATGGGCCGCGCCATTTTGCATCCAGTTGCGGTTCAGGCGATATGTCTGGGCCTGGAGGGAACATGAGCAATCATCCGCTGTTGCAGGGCGCTCGCGGCGAGCGGCACCTGCTGTTGGGAAACGAAGCCATTGTGCGCGGCGCGCTTGAAGCGGGTGTGCATATGGTCAGTTGTTACCCTGGCACTCCGTCTTCGGAAGTGCCGGACACGTTCCACCGCCTTGGCGGCGAGGGCCGCTACCGGCTGGAATATTCCGTCAACGAGAAGGTGGCTATGGAAGTGGCCGCCGGTGCCGCCCTTGGCGGCGCCATGAGCCTCGTGACCATGAAGCACGTGGGCGTCAACGTGGCCGCCGACCCGCTGTTCACCTCCGTTTACACGGGCCTGCCCGGCGGCATGGTCTTGCTGACGGCTGACGACCCAGGCTGTCACTCTAGCCAGAACGAGCAGGACAACCGCACCTATGCGCGCTTTGCCCTGCTGCCCTGTTTTGAGCCTGCCTCCGCGCAGGAAGCCAAGGACATGACCCGCGAGGCCTTTCGCCTTGCCCGCGAGCTGCAACAACCCGTGATGCTGCGCACCACCACCCGCATCAGCCACATGCGCGGTGCTGTGGATTTTGACGATCTGCCCGCCACCCAGCCAAAGGTTGAATTCAAGCGTGATCCGGGCCGGTTTGTGCCGGTTCCCGCTGTGGCCCGCAAGCGCCATCAGGTGCTGGACGGCATCATTGAAAAAGCCCGCCAGTTTGCGGAATCCAGCCGCTTCAACACGGTGCATGAACCCCATACGCCCACGCGTCTCGGCATCATCACCAGCGGCGTGGCCCGCAACTATCTGGCCGACGCCCTTTCTGCTGGCGGCTGGGAAGACCGAGTGCGCGTGCTTGAGCTTGGCATGACCTGGCCCCTGCCCACTGCCATGATCACAGAATTTCTGCGCGGCTGCGACCGTGTGCTGGTGCTCGAGGAAGGCGTAGACCTGCTGGAGCAGGACATCCGCGCCCTGGTGCAGAAGCAGGAAATCCACGTGCGCATTGAAGGCAAGGATTCCGGCCTCACCGGTCAGGGTGAATAT
This portion of the Desulfovibrio desulfuricans genome encodes:
- the iorA gene encoding indolepyruvate ferredoxin oxidoreductase subunit alpha, whose amino-acid sequence is MSNHPLLQGARGERHLLLGNEAIVRGALEAGVHMVSCYPGTPSSEVPDTFHRLGGEGRYRLEYSVNEKVAMEVAAGAALGGAMSLVTMKHVGVNVAADPLFTSVYTGLPGGMVLLTADDPGCHSSQNEQDNRTYARFALLPCFEPASAQEAKDMTREAFRLARELQQPVMLRTTTRISHMRGAVDFDDLPATQPKVEFKRDPGRFVPVPAVARKRHQVLDGIIEKARQFAESSRFNTVHEPHTPTRLGIITSGVARNYLADALSAGGWEDRVRVLELGMTWPLPTAMITEFLRGCDRVLVLEEGVDLLEQDIRALVQKQEIHVRIEGKDSGLTGQGEYSTTLVMRRLSSWLDTPCPAKPVRSVDMELPGRPPNLCAGCSHRAVYYAARQVFGDDAFYSSDIGCYTLGLLPPLRAADFLVCMGSSISAGSGFARASEKPVVAFIGDSTFFHSGMTGLANAVFNQHDVILVVLDNGTTAMTGHQPNPGMVQEMLGSMSQHMDIEAIVRAMGVTQCTKVRSFNVKAVTKALEEMKAQSGVRVLITEEPCVLYARRQLKKAQPQVAEVAQQGPEAMRCLEQLACPAFYREGDNLAVDATLCTGCMVCLQVAPTAFKARKR